CATGGAGGTCCTGCAGATATTTGACCAGGTTCCCTACGGTAAAGTAGGTAGGGTTGCACTGGCCTCTGTTCCCAAAGGCTTTTCCCGTCTGAAAGGATTTGAAGTCCGGATTGGGCAGGGCGATAAAGTTTATATCCATGGAGTTGAGGGCTGCTTCGACCAGTTTGTCCTGCAGGAGTGTCAATCCACCCGAGAGGAAGATGGTTTCTTCTTTTGGGGCATATTCAATGGGTTTGGAGGGAATGTCTCTCCATTGGGAAGGCGCTTTGTTAATGAAACTCAGATCACCGTTCTTGTCGGTCATTTTGATACTGGAGCAGGATTGACTCATATGGTTGCCTCCAAAATTGGTTTTGTATGTAAGGCTTTTAATCTACTTTTTTTAGAAAAAAGTAGGCAAAAAAGCGTCTCTTCACAAGTGTACGGGCGATGCTCTCGGCATGTTGCTTTGCAATATGCATACCTACGCATCTGTACACCCAGTGCTCAGAGACAACAAAGCATATTTTGATAAAAAAACGTTGTATTTGGCGTTAGCCTTGTTTTTAAAAAAAGAAAATGTCATCCCGAACGACCTTGAAAGCGAAGCGATTCGAGAGGGATGACGCATTTGGCCTACCTTTTCTAAAAAGGTAGAAAGAGAAGATCGTAAAACAGAAAAGATATTTATTTTGAAAGAATACATCATACCAAAACCCTTTCACTCGAATTTTCAAAAGTTTTTATATCCCCTTGAGGGTGACAAGACAAATTATCCAAAAGCGTTTGCCTATACTGTTCCAAAGTATAGGCAAAGGTCTTGACACGTATCTTGATCGATCCGCCGGGCTTGTTCGCATCGATATCGTGCAGGGTCAGATGCGGTGTACGGCTTGCACCCAGTATTTTATCGATAATGGCATAGGTAGGTGCATCATGCCCGCACTTGAACGAACTGAGGTCAAGTACAGCCACATTGGGGTGCCGTGCAGCGAATTTAGCCGCCCAGACCTTTTGTGCCGAATTGGTCGAGAAATTCTCTGCCCAGACATCTCGTATATCATAAGGGGATTCTATGATTCCCTGTGCGACTTCTTCTCCAAAGAAGCGCATCAGATAGGTTTCATCTTTGGGGATGGCACGCATGGAGATGGTCTTGAACCCGAGTGACTGGAATTCGTCGAGAACTTCATGGTTGAGCCCGGGGTCGGAATGGTAGGGACGTGCAAGCAGCAGAATAATAACCTCGCTGTTTTTTTCTGCCTCATCTAGAATGCGGTGTCCCTCTTCCATTATCTCCCGGTCGTTTTCATCAAGTGCCTTCCACGCCTGCTCGGCCGCCCATCTGTTCTCATCTTCAGTAATGCGCAGCCTGTCTCCCCAGGTGGCAAAGAGCTGTTTTTCAAGCAGTTTCCGGTTATCGAAATTCAGCGCTTCATCGACATAAACGATCCCCCTCTCCGAGAAAAGGTCCTTCTCCTTGGTGAAGGCGGAGTAGACCACTTTCGGTGTACCGGAAACGATGGGGCATGAGGTTTGTCCCATGGTATGCTGAACGTAACCGGGAAGCTCCGTCACGGCGGGGAACCATAGGTAGTCAAATGTTTTTTTCGCGAATTTTTTGCTGTACATCAGTGCATAGACATGAGACTGTGCCACTTTGGCAGGGTAGCAGGAATCCACAGAACCGTATTTGGCTCCTTCAAGGTACATATCTTCATTGGAAAAACCGGAGAACTGGATGTTGAGAGGGTCGATGCCAAGCGCTTCAAGATAGGTTCGCATGAAGGGAGCCAGAGAATAGACATTGAGTACTTTGGGAATAGCGATCTTCAGTGCTTTCCTGTAGGCTGTATCTTCCACTGAACTGACTTTGAAATTCTGTGTGATCTCCCTGCGCAGTGTCGGTCCCCATCCTCCAAGGGTCACTTTGACTTCCTGTCTTTTCACCTGTGTCGATTCTGTCGGCTTTTTATCCAGCATATAGGTGGGTGCAAAAAGTTTGGAAGACTCTTTTTTGACAAGGTTTGGTACGGTTTCTTGTAATGCTTTTCTGGAACTTTTCAGTGCTTTAAAGGCATCTGCAGACTCGACTGTACCATCTTCGCAGGAGAACCCGGCAATGTAACGCACGGTCTCCGAAGAAGGGGTATGGGTATCGATGAAGGTACGTGAGCAGTTGATGGTGCAGAAATGGCAGCGCGTACTCTCATCTGTCTTGGAAGTATAGGTCATCTGCAGTGCTTCCTCCAACCCGACAAAGGTGGCCGTGCCTCTTTTCTGTACGACATCTCTTGCTTCAAGTGCGGCGCCGATAGCTCCGGCTTCTCCCGGATGCGGATGAACATCGACCCTGGCATTGGGTACACGTTCTTTTATGTAATCCACCTGTGCCTTAAGTGCTGCCTGGTTGTACTGTGTTCCTCCCTGCAGCACGAAGTGGTCTCCGAACATGGCAAGGTTGGGGGCCTGTACGACATACTGCCAGACATTTTTGGGCAGGACCTTCGATATGCCGGCAAAGAGTTCCTCTTTGGTGTATCCCTCTTTTTGAAAGTTCACTCTATCCGTATCGAGAAAAACGGCACATCCGTAGTTGAAACGCGGTGCCTGCTTGGCGGCAAAGGCAACATCTGCAAAGCCTTCCACCGGAACACCGAACTGCTTGGCCATACTCTGCAGCAGGGTTCCGTTACCGGCACTGCACTGATTGGAGAGACGAAAATTTTTCATCATCCCGTTCTCCATGAAAAGCACTTTGATGTCCTGTCCGCCGATATCACAGATGACATTGATGCTTTCACCGAAAGCCTGCTGCGCACTTTTCATATGTGCAATGGTCTCGATGATATTTGCATCGGCTTTGAGTGCACCACCGAGTACATCTGCTGCGTAGCCGGTGACGCCAAGACCTTTGATATCGTAGTATTTCCCACTCTCTGATTCTGTGATCTTTTGCAAAAGTTCCAGTGTATCGTCAATGGGGTTTCCTTTTGAGAGCTGGTAGACTTTCAGGAGCAGTTCACCTTTTTCATCCAGCAATACCGCTTTGGAAGAGGTGGAGCCTCCGTCTATACCGAGGAAACAGGTAGTTTTTTCTGTCAATTGGGGAGATTGAAAGGGTTTGATGGTATAGCGCTCTCTGAATTCCCGAAGCTCCTGCTCATTTTTTACCAGGGGGGCGTCAATATTGTCATTCTGGTTGACACCGCCTGTATCTACCAGTGTTTTCAGAGCAATAAGTCCGGCGAAAGATTTGTCGTGGTTCGCTTCGCCTTCACCGAAGATCACTGCACCCAGAGCGGCATAGTACTGGGCATTGTCCGGTACGATGATCAGTTCATCAAGCTTGTTTTTGTCGTAAACTATGCCGCGTTCATCCCAGAGTTCGGCAATGCGCATGCGCCAGCAATCCTGCAAAAACGGCAGATAAGTGTTCGGTCCGCCAAGCAGCAGGACTTTGGGCATGAGTGTATTGCCCCGAGTCAGTACGGTCAGGTTCTGCATAACAATGGCATCTGCCAGGGAGTTCATGATCTCGTTGGAAGGAACGGAGGTCTTGACAAGGTTGACAATGTCCGTTTCTGCAAAGACACCGCATTTGGCAGCGACATGATGTAGTTTCTCTGTCGCAAAGGTGAGTTTCTGAACTTCTTCACTCTCCATACCGACCTTCATGGTACACTTCTCTATGGTGGCTCCCGTACCGGAAGCACATTTGTCGTTCATGGAGGTCAGTACGGTTTTTTTGCCGTCCTTACCCTCTTTGAAGTGGATGATCTTTGCATCCTGTCCACCCAGTTCCACTACAGCATTCACGTCGGGATGGTGGTGTTCCACGGCAAGCACGACAGCATTGACCTCCTGCACAAAACGCGCATTGAGTGTCGGGGCAATCCGGCTGGCTCCCGAACCTGTAATGTAAACTTTGTCAATGTTGTCATAGGCTTCTTTGTGCGTTTGAGAGAGTTCTTCGAGGAGTCTTAGAAGGGTAGGTGCCTGTTTGGTGTCGTGCGGAGTATAGGCTTTGGCAATGATGTTGAAGTCTCTGTCGCACAGTACATATTTGACAGTGGTGGAACCGATGTCGATACCAAGTGCATAATGATTTGTTCGGTTTTTTGCATTCATAAAGTTGTTTGTATACCTTATTCCTATCTCTACTTTTTTGGAAAAAGTAGGTAAAAATGACAAAGCGCTATGTACTGTGTTTCTTTTTTAAAGCCCATAATATCCATATGATACCTATCAAAATAAAAGGTAAACTTAAAGCCTGCCCTGTGCTGAAAGGAAGGTCCCATGTGTAGTCTGCCTGTTTTGTTTTGGTATATTCGAGTAGAAAACGGACCGTGAACATAAAAGTCAAAAAGATACCCGGAAGGATGCGGGTAGCAAAGTCCGGTTTGCTTTTGAGGTAGACCAGGAGCATAATTACCAAAAGTATCAGGTAGGAAAAGGCTTCATAAAGTTGTACCGGGTGTCGTGGAAGCATGTCGACACGCTCAAAGATGATTGCCCAGGGAAGATCGGTAGGTTTCCCCAGTATCTCGGAATTGAATAAGTTCCCGAAACGTACGAATGCTGCCGTGATCGTGCCGGCAATGGCTGTGCGTGAGAGCAGCCACATGAAATCAAGCCTGTATTTTCTGCAAAAGAACCAAATAGCCAGGATGGAACCAAGCAGTCCGCCATGGCTTGCCAGTCCTCCTTTCCATACTTTGAGTATCTCCAGCGGATGAGAGAGGTAGAATGCAGGTTCATAGGCAAAACAGTGCATCAGTCTCGAGCCGATAACTGCACCAACCATGACATAGATGAGGAAACTGTCCAGAAGAGCAGGGTCTTTGCCTTCGCGTTTAAAGATCCATTGTAACAGCATAAGTCCCAGAAAAAAGGAACCAACGAACAAAATTCCGTACCAGCGTAGCTGCAAGGGACCTAAATGTAATAAAACGGGATCGACATTCCAGATAAAATGTTCCAAAAATATACCTTAATTGTAATTATTTGTATTATACTTTAAATTGTTTAATAGGGGTTTTCAGAAAACAATAAGCTTCCCGGATAAATTTTAATTATCAAAATGATGAAGCCCAATATTTCAACAATTTCTTTTTAAGAATAGCTTTACATGGACTATGCAATAATTAAGAAAGATCAAATTAAAGGAGGATTTTCATGAAAAATTTTAAAACACTGGTTTATATTCCGCTTCTTCTTGCTTCACTTTTAACGGTTGCGAGTGCTGATGATGTTGTTGATACGTTGAATGGAGTTATCAAATCTTATGAAAAGGGGGAGTATGGTGCTGCGGTAGAAGACTTGAATTATGTATTGCAGCTTATCCAGCAAAAAAAGAGTAAAGGCCTGGAAGCCTATCTTCCGGAAGCACTTGCAGGATGGAGTGCAGAAAAAGCAGAATCACAAACAGCTGGTTCAGCGATGTTCGGTGGGGGCATAGCAACCTCCAGAAAATATAAAAAAGGTTCATCCAGGATCAAGATAGAGATCATTACGGATTCTCCGCTTATGCAGAGTATGATGAGTATTTTTTCCAACCCGATGTTTGCTACAGCTGATGGCGGAAAGCTGGAACGTATCAATAGAGAAAAAGCGATCGTAAAATATAATGACGAGAGACAAAAAGGTGAAATCACCATTGTCGTAGCCAGACGATTTTTAGTCAAAATCGAAGGACAAAAAGTTTTGCTTGATGAACTTAGAGCATATGCAAAAGCGATTGATTTTAAGAAATTGAAAAATTTACCCTAGTTTTCAGGGGAGCTCGAAGAATTAAGTAGTCCCTACTTCAAAAGAGTAGTAAATTTTTTAAAAGCAAAAGTGAAGATCAAAGATTTATTTTCTCTTTGATCTCTCTGGCAATAGCAGAGATCTTAGTGATCTTCTGTGTATCACTCAAAGTGTTATCAAGTAACACTTTTACAAATGCTGAACCTACAATAACACCGTCAACCCCTTTGGCTTTTTCTTTAGCAGTATTCTGGTCAACACCAAACCCTACATAGACCGGTGTGCTGGTGCATTCTTTGATATTGGAGATAATAGGCTGAAGGTCCTCGCTGTGTCCCGCGCCGGTGATACCGGCATAGGCGACAAGATAAATAAATTTTTTTGCATCGATGACAATCTGTTCTATACGTTCTTTGGAATCTGTGGGTGCGATAAAATCTATCAGATTCAGACCGTCAGCTTCAAGAGCAGGCTTGTAAGGTTTTGCCTCTTCCAATGGAAGGTCAGGGATGATGAAACCGTGCACACCGGTCTCTTTTGCTCTGGAAATGAAATAATCCATTCCTTTATGGTAGAAGGGATTGAAATAGCCCATCCAGAGCGTATCAATATGTGGTGCTATTTTAGCAGAAGCCTCGAATAGATGCTCCAGTTTGAAGCCGTTCTGAAG
This DNA window, taken from Sulfurovum lithotrophicum, encodes the following:
- the trpA gene encoding tryptophan synthase subunit alpha, giving the protein MDKKLVAYITTGFPSLDFTVDAALALAEAGVDTLELGMPFSDPVADGPVIEAANLKALQNGFKLEHLFEASAKIAPHIDTLWMGYFNPFYHKGMDYFISRAKETGVHGFIIPDLPLEEAKPYKPALEADGLNLIDFIAPTDSKERIEQIVIDAKKFIYLVAYAGITGAGHSEDLQPIISNIKECTSTPVYVGFGVDQNTAKEKAKGVDGVIVGSAFVKVLLDNTLSDTQKITKISAIAREIKEKINL
- a CDS encoding BadF/BadG/BcrA/BcrD ATPase family protein — encoded protein: MNAKNRTNHYALGIDIGSTTVKYVLCDRDFNIIAKAYTPHDTKQAPTLLRLLEELSQTHKEAYDNIDKVYITGSGASRIAPTLNARFVQEVNAVVLAVEHHHPDVNAVVELGGQDAKIIHFKEGKDGKKTVLTSMNDKCASGTGATIEKCTMKVGMESEEVQKLTFATEKLHHVAAKCGVFAETDIVNLVKTSVPSNEIMNSLADAIVMQNLTVLTRGNTLMPKVLLLGGPNTYLPFLQDCWRMRIAELWDERGIVYDKNKLDELIIVPDNAQYYAALGAVIFGEGEANHDKSFAGLIALKTLVDTGGVNQNDNIDAPLVKNEQELREFRERYTIKPFQSPQLTEKTTCFLGIDGGSTSSKAVLLDEKGELLLKVYQLSKGNPIDDTLELLQKITESESGKYYDIKGLGVTGYAADVLGGALKADANIIETIAHMKSAQQAFGESINVICDIGGQDIKVLFMENGMMKNFRLSNQCSAGNGTLLQSMAKQFGVPVEGFADVAFAAKQAPRFNYGCAVFLDTDRVNFQKEGYTKEELFAGISKVLPKNVWQYVVQAPNLAMFGDHFVLQGGTQYNQAALKAQVDYIKERVPNARVDVHPHPGEAGAIGAALEARDVVQKRGTATFVGLEEALQMTYTSKTDESTRCHFCTINCSRTFIDTHTPSSETVRYIAGFSCEDGTVESADAFKALKSSRKALQETVPNLVKKESSKLFAPTYMLDKKPTESTQVKRQEVKVTLGGWGPTLRREITQNFKVSSVEDTAYRKALKIAIPKVLNVYSLAPFMRTYLEALGIDPLNIQFSGFSNEDMYLEGAKYGSVDSCYPAKVAQSHVYALMYSKKFAKKTFDYLWFPAVTELPGYVQHTMGQTSCPIVSGTPKVVYSAFTKEKDLFSERGIVYVDEALNFDNRKLLEKQLFATWGDRLRITEDENRWAAEQAWKALDENDREIMEEGHRILDEAEKNSEVIILLLARPYHSDPGLNHEVLDEFQSLGFKTISMRAIPKDETYLMRFFGEEVAQGIIESPYDIRDVWAENFSTNSAQKVWAAKFAARHPNVAVLDLSSFKCGHDAPTYAIIDKILGASRTPHLTLHDIDANKPGGSIKIRVKTFAYTLEQYRQTLLDNLSCHPQGDIKTFENSSERVLV
- the lgt gene encoding prolipoprotein diacylglyceryl transferase, with translation MEHFIWNVDPVLLHLGPLQLRWYGILFVGSFFLGLMLLQWIFKREGKDPALLDSFLIYVMVGAVIGSRLMHCFAYEPAFYLSHPLEILKVWKGGLASHGGLLGSILAIWFFCRKYRLDFMWLLSRTAIAGTITAAFVRFGNLFNSEILGKPTDLPWAIIFERVDMLPRHPVQLYEAFSYLILLVIMLLVYLKSKPDFATRILPGIFLTFMFTVRFLLEYTKTKQADYTWDLPFSTGQALSLPFILIGIIWILWALKKKHST